tggtagtaatttaaatattacatgcccCCAGATAAAGTATTGTAGCCACGGAGATGAGACATATTAGAGAAGTTGCTTCAAAAGCATTATAACtgatacaaaacaataataatattgtattcttTGGTGTTACAGGATGGATACATATTCCTGTTTTTGGTGATATTCTGGAGTGCACTTGCATATGGACAAGAAGACTTAACCTCTGCTGCCACTGTACGGCCTTCTACAAGACCAGATGTCTCCACCATATTATTGCCAGAATCGAGTAGCACAGTTGCATCAACAAGCGGCGATGCAGTTACGCAACAGTCAACAGTTTTTGATGAAAACAATATCCCAGAATTAACGACACAAGAAACGGAAACCGTTGTCACAAACGCCACTGTTCAGGACAAAATTGCAGACAATTCAAACAGAGAGTCAGTTAACGGAAcaagttctgcagtgcagatgagGAGTTTGCTAGGATCTGGAGAAATCATAAATTCAAATACAGTTCAAGGAATAGAGTTAGTAACAAAAGCGCAAGATTTAATTCCCAAAGAAGACAAAGTTGAGTTCTTTACTCTTCATATTTTACCGGAAGAAGTAACAGAAAATCCAAAAGCAAATGACAGTGCTTTGGTTGAACCGACCACACCACCATCTTCAGTCCCTTGTGATACTGAGCCAGGATTTTTCAAACCGCAGTATCCtatgtattattgtacaaaaCCAGGACATTTTCCAGCGCCCCCAAGTTGTGACGAGTACCATGTTTGTCGACTGATCGGAATCTGGCTGATACACTTCAAGGAGACTTGCCATTACGGCTTTGAATTCAGTTATAAATACAAATTCTGCGTCCCCGTCTATTTGTCTGATTGTAGGTCAGTTTCGTATCCTACAGATTCTGGTACAAATAACAATCAAACTAGCacagaggatgacagtagttcAATCGAGTACATTGATGATAGTAGAGAAACTGGTGTCAGCGATGAAAGCGAAATTCTTCCAAGAAGTATGTGGATTCCTCTTATACAAAAATTGATGAGAatgttataaatacaaaataaaaattgcgtTATAAATAAGTGCTTCCTTTTTAATCCACATAAGactttgaaaaattatttaattgcatAACTTGCGCTTGATGAGAGTTCTGATTGACCATCATCCTTAACTTCACGGTGTAGGTCATTGGGTCTTCGCATCATCAAAGGTTATGATGGTTTAAAATTGGCCaatccatctcttccttggtcgtTCAACACTTCACCTTGTATTTAGTTTATATTGATATAGTATTTTTGGTAAACATGTTGGTTTCTTTCTAAGTACATAACTTCATCATCTTTATGCataatttctattttctttataGAAGACAAGGTTTACTTAACTCTTCTTCTCTAATAGGTATACATACGTTTAATTTATCTGCAGCAGACTGATTCATGCTGCTGGTCTAAGGAGATTCACTTCAGTGGCTCCTATTCCTTTTTGTATTTTGATGTGAGGAGTTCATGTTTCTGAACCGTAATTCTGGTACAGctggaaaaaataatatttattgtttactcaATTGTCCGAAGAGAAGTTgggacctcataagtgacaccaatgaagcataacttatgaggcaactaaggaggagataatggggtaaggcgaccatacatcgctgactaataatgtacagccttagaaaaacgttttgtcgcacagatactttttaagtcccagaaatgaggcagtgcgcatgatcagaggacgtgcgatctggttcacaagagaaggattagttgatttaataaaattagatctgtttcgttgtatgtctgatcatgcgcactgcctatTTTCTGGGACTTAGGGTATAAATTATCTTgcgacaaaacatttttctaagactgtacatatttcactaatcagattgAAGATCTGTACAAACAATTgttgttcctctgacacatatcgtcaaatgataAGAGATGTACACATATCAGCCGTATGTCAGTCAGAGGTATagagaaataattataatgatatacATCATTAACTACCAGGAAGCTGGAAAGAGCATCTGTTAAGAATGCCACGTTACAGATTCCCATAGTAAGCATTGCTCTATAAACCCAAAGATAAAAGGGACTGAAGATGAGCTCGATGTACATTAGATGGAATGATCACAGGActaacattcttttgttttcgattcattttatagcatttaattattaaaagtatgataaaagtttaaataataaaatactttaaaaatttcaatgtgttaaaatagttaaaaaggtatattgcaatttaaatattgtagCACAATGTAGTTTTAGATTGTTATAATTTTCAGAGTTGTTTATCATAAGCTTATTTTAAATAGACTAATATTCtaacaaaacagttttatacacaaaacagttttataGACAAATCCTCGGAACAGGTCATATGGCACATGCCATGCATaggataagaaaaaaagaaaatcactATTGGTGCATTATTCTAAAAGAACTTCTATATAGTTTAGGCTTATATGCTTACTTTTTGTACGGTAATGCTCtttttattgatattgttattgttcctaataattttcgatattttggaaattttgtgTCAACATCACTATTGTGTTCATATGAAATTACATCCAAGGTAGTTAAAACTGTTTACCTGCTCTATTGGTTTGTTATTACATACTATCATTGCTCTTACAGTCATATTTCTTTTGAAACCCATAAATTTCGTCTCTATTTTGCTTAATATGTCAAAAATAAATTGAGTAATTCaggttatttttaataatttactaaAAAGCCTGACTTTAATTCAGAATCtaagatacaacatttttcaacGATATTCAACTGTTTttaacgttataagttacatcaAAGAATTGTTTAAgatgctattattattaaaattgctacTTGCAATACAAGTCTACGAGCAAGGAAACCTTTCGCCGCATCAAGTTCGAAATCCCCATTTGAAAGACAAAATCTTCCTGAAACAAGAACCTCTACAAACAGTAAACCAGGCCAAATACCTCGGTCTGACCCTACAGACCACAACAAATTCATTCAGGGTACACACCAAGCAAAGATCTACAGCAGCCACAAAAGCCATTCATGACATCAAAGAACTAACCAAGCTATCTCTCAAAACAGCGATGATCATCTTCCACACCAAGATAGTCCCCATACTTACATACGGACTAGATCTAACGTGGGACAAACTGCGCACGAAAGACCTCCATACCCTAGAGAACGTCAAGGCTCGCTTCTTGAAGGCTGCACTAGGAGTATCAAAACACACTCTATCCAGGCTGGTGTACGTGCTCGCCCACGAGACCTTCTTGATAGAAGAACTCAGAACAAAACTCGATCTGCCCTCCACTTCCAACTGGAAGAAAGCTCTAGACGAGAGGATAAGGAAGAGGGAAGACATCTGGGAGGATTTCTACACAACGGAGGCCATGATAAACCGGACCTGGACAGACACGAACCAGAAGCTCCGCCACTTCGTGACATCGCTGGCGGTTCATGGATACCACCACAAGATATGCAGAATTCAGTGTTTCCACGAACCGGACGACAACTGTGTGTGTGTCCTATGCAACAAGACATGTGATAGATACCATATCCTAGTCTGTGGGAATCGGCAGTTATCAGTCATTAACTTTGTTCAATCCAAGTGActttcatttatgcacaatttgtgcgctttattattattattattattattattattattattattattattattattattaaatccccATTTGATAATTTGTTCTCCGGCAAATACTGCGAATTGAAAGTTGCATACGGAAATGTAACTACTGGTACAAACGTACAAACAATAAAAGCGCGTTTACACCCACTTTGTTGTCTACAAAGTTATGAACATTTAATTTTGCTTGAGGCTCAGAGTTTGTCTTTTTAGTTTCTGTATTCCATTTCTTTATTACTACTTAGGCTTATATTCCAGTATGGAATGGAATCGAGAAAGTGTAGTTACTTTAATAGAAATGTGCAGACAACGGCCGGTTTTATGGGATATTAAGTGTGACGACTGTAAAAATAGAAACAAGAAACATGATACATGGCAAATTTCAGAACCGTTAAGTATGGAGAGAGTTGAGACAGAAAGAATAAAAGCTGTAACAGCACAGTTTTACcgtaaattaaaaatggaaacacAGACACCATCAGAAAGGGGAACTGAAGTTTATTCCTCAGAATGGTTCAAAATTATAGCACATATGTATATTCCTTTCTCTGCATTCTGAACTCAACTACATTCTGATAAGAAGGTTGACTTGGTTTAAACACCTTGTTAAAGAAAAgtgtaaatttttctttttcagatACGCCtacttatgattaaaaaaaaacttactttaTGCTCTCAACAATGTTACGCCGATGTAATTGCAGCTTAAAACAAAGAGTTTGAAATATGTCGTAAACTAtgtatttttattaggcctacataaaaataacCTGTTTGTTGCGACAGAGAtctgtgtaatttaaaaactggATTATAGTCTGCTGTGACCTttgtgttgtacagggacattattttatttttactaacatttctaacattaacctggttatacctttggattaacggttgagaaccggaaacaccgtttgctacccccttccacgactggagttcgatgatattggtgtaaaatataaacaaatcactttactaggtataggagggaagaaaagtagttcatccatttacgtaaagtaggaaatatcgcgattttgagtttgatcattttcattatgtttttatttaatcaaaatacagtactgtattaataataagtgtttttactcacgaactgaactatccattcggacgtattcattatgcagtgtatattatactgtctacagcacattagcgtacaagtTAGAGAATGAAGGTattctgaaaaataatcataatatagatatttaaacacatttttgaaaatggtggccgttcatttcgatacaggcttcagttcttttgtacatattatcgcactatagactattgtacctaattccaattagcagtttcgtccttcgtactagtaactcatgttgaaataattctgtacctactctataaagagtaccttaagtacttctgcccgatccgaaaagataaaattactgagacatagtatctactgtccgtccaaatggttttgtcgcagggttgtagaaaggggggaaatcacgtgatagttattTACtcaatgaggcccttttatttaagttattttaaagagttgtataatattacgtaaacgtccaatacctaacagaaattaatgttttcagaaaagagctaagatagcccagccactaacttttacagaagggcgagcagaagcgggtgagggaaaccgggatgcgacctaggcaaacggacgacagcacctgtgcgaaaatatgattcaatatcgaaagctctttcgtcactggaaaacgcgaacacacagtatttctggaacgtactatactcactagctcagtactgtttactatgaccgtaaggcgactttgactgcctacgcggccttggttctgtgtggaggtcgATTGGAAggttactagtagaaggggtgggagtgaagtacattaaaaaactcaggtacaataaaaatagaagtaaaaataaaatgatgtccttgtactgTCTTCCAACACTTGTGAAAGATTTCCTTTACTTCCTGTCTAGAAATTCAGTGCGATTAAGATCAAAGATAGAACGTCTATTTGTGGAGGTTGCGGCGAACAAAACCTGTCATTTCCACCCAAAACAAAAAATGAGTTCTTTTACGGTCTCGGTATGTTTAGAGAAGCATATTCCTGAATATGTTACTATTTTTATTCTAAGTCGGTCATTTCCATGAGAAACAGTATGATAAAATGagtattttcaatcaaaaccgGATAATTCCATATCATAATAAAGCCAGTATTTTCATTGTCTGTCTTGTATCAAAAACTGACATTTCCAACACTCTTTATGTGTTGCAATTATTAATCCATTCAACATCGGTCATTTCCATTTCTGTGAGCAAGAGTGATAATATCTCATTtctaattgaaattattaatacattCATTTATCCATGACACAGTAGAAGGAAAGTGTAGGATATCTAGGGAGAAAAAccttt
This sequence is a window from Periplaneta americana isolate PAMFEO1 chromosome 2, P.americana_PAMFEO1_priV1, whole genome shotgun sequence. Protein-coding genes within it:
- the LOC138694682 gene encoding uncharacterized protein — its product is MDGYIFLFLVIFWSALAYGQEDLTSAATVRPSTRPDVSTILLPESSSTVASTSGDAVTQQSTVFDENNIPELTTQETETVVTNATVQDKIADNSNRESVNGTSSAVQMRSLLGSGEIINSNTVQGIELVTKAQDLIPKEDKVEFFTLHILPEEVTENPKANDSALVEPTTPPSSVPCDTEPGFFKPQYPMYYCTKPGHFPAPPSCDEYHVCRLIGIWLIHFKETCHYGFEFSYKYKFCVPVYLSDCRSVSYPTDSGTNNNQTSTEDDSSSIEYIDDSRETGVSDESEILPRSMWIPLIQKLMRML